Proteins encoded by one window of Nocardioides euryhalodurans:
- a CDS encoding sensor histidine kinase translates to METRAATTPTTSRATTERATADRPSPRRTRTQIPVRIRIAATIAVVTAMAMAAAGLLVFVLESTRIDSSLNQQIDQEIAEFRALEDGTDPATGEPFADVGRLLSLFIDRNVTDDDEMLLTYVDGEARQGTPNQFGDSIRTEPVFRDAIARLLETGGTEVIDSPRFDEVWVTVVPVDDVRDPRASGALAIVNFADDERSELNRTIQTYGIVTLCFLGLITLLALWRSGRLLAPLTTLRTTAESIGETDLSLRIPEQGNDDLTALTRTLNDMLARLELAFVGQRQFLDDAGHELKTPLTVLQGHLELLDADDPQEVAETRLLLLDEVDRMSRLVGDMILLAKSDRPDFVSPAPVSLERLTHTLLSKARGLADRDWDLDQVGEGIVELDEQRITQAVLQLADNAVKHTAPGDTIALGSAWDAEGARLWVRDTGPGVPETDRQHIFERFGRSVVGADDEGFGLGLAIVDAIARAHRGRVDLADDPPPGATFVITLPSQQEVPWPAS, encoded by the coding sequence ATGGAGACGCGGGCGGCGACGACACCGACGACGAGTCGGGCGACGACTGAGCGCGCAACGGCGGACCGGCCGAGCCCCCGTCGTACCCGGACCCAGATCCCGGTCCGGATCCGGATCGCGGCCACGATCGCGGTCGTCACGGCCATGGCCATGGCCGCGGCCGGCCTGTTGGTCTTCGTCCTGGAGTCCACGCGCATCGACAGCTCCCTCAACCAGCAGATCGACCAGGAGATCGCCGAGTTCCGTGCCCTGGAGGACGGCACCGACCCCGCGACGGGCGAGCCCTTCGCCGACGTCGGTCGCCTGCTCTCGCTCTTCATCGACCGCAACGTCACCGACGACGACGAGATGCTGCTGACCTACGTCGACGGCGAGGCCCGGCAGGGCACGCCCAACCAGTTCGGCGACTCGATCCGAACCGAGCCCGTCTTCCGCGACGCCATCGCACGGCTGCTCGAGACCGGTGGGACCGAGGTCATCGACAGCCCACGGTTCGACGAGGTCTGGGTGACCGTGGTGCCGGTGGACGACGTACGGGACCCCCGCGCGTCCGGGGCGCTGGCCATCGTCAACTTCGCCGACGACGAGCGCAGCGAGCTCAACCGCACCATCCAGACGTACGGGATCGTCACGCTCTGCTTCCTCGGCCTGATCACCCTGCTGGCGCTCTGGCGCTCGGGGCGGCTGCTCGCCCCCCTCACCACGCTGCGCACGACCGCCGAGTCGATCGGCGAGACCGACCTGTCGCTCCGCATCCCCGAACAGGGCAACGACGACCTGACCGCCCTCACCCGTACGCTCAACGACATGCTCGCCCGGCTGGAGCTCGCGTTCGTCGGGCAACGCCAGTTCCTCGACGACGCCGGCCACGAGCTCAAGACTCCGCTCACCGTGCTGCAGGGCCATCTCGAGCTGCTCGACGCCGACGACCCGCAGGAGGTCGCCGAGACCCGGCTGCTGCTCCTGGACGAGGTCGACCGGATGTCGCGCCTGGTCGGCGACATGATCCTGCTCGCCAAGTCCGACCGCCCCGACTTCGTCTCGCCCGCGCCGGTCAGCCTGGAACGGCTCACCCACACCCTGCTGTCGAAGGCCCGCGGCCTGGCCGACCGCGACTGGGACCTCGACCAGGTCGGCGAGGGCATCGTCGAGCTGGACGAGCAGCGGATCACCCAGGCCGTGCTGCAGCTCGCTGACAACGCCGTCAAGCACACCGCCCCGGGCGACACGATCGCCCTGGGGTCGGCGTGGGACGCGGAGGGCGCACGGCTGTGGGTCCGTGACACCGGCCCCGGCGTGCCCGAGACCGACCGCCAGCACATCTTCGAGCGCTTCGGCCGCAGCGTCGTGGGCGCCGACGACGAGGGCTTCGGGCTCGGCCTCGCCA
- a CDS encoding Nif3-like dinuclear metal center hexameric protein translates to MPTLAEVVDLIHSWYPPATADSWDAVGLVAGDPAAPVAKVLLAVDPAPEVAQEAAEWGADLLLVHHPLLLKPVHSVAATTPKGRTLTTLQRSGCALLTAHTNADQAVGGVSEAMAHVLGLRDVEPLLPAPAAPVDKLTVLVPVAGAGAVRAALAAAGAGRLGDYDHASFSSPGEGRFRPLDGASPTIGQVGRVETVEEVRVEVVLPRQDRAAVVRSMLAVHPYEEPAYDVVELADPGLAPTGTGRIGSIEPVTLRGFAATVAKALPPTAHGVRVAGDPEQLVGRVALCGGAGDFLLDHVRGTDADVYVTSDLRHHPASEFREHDGPALVDVAHWAAEWTWLPVVAAALTGALGDTVETRVSTLATDPWKFRI, encoded by the coding sequence ATGCCGACACTGGCCGAGGTCGTCGACCTGATCCACTCCTGGTACCCACCCGCCACCGCCGACTCCTGGGACGCGGTCGGGCTGGTCGCCGGCGACCCGGCGGCTCCGGTCGCCAAGGTGCTGCTGGCGGTCGACCCCGCCCCCGAGGTCGCGCAGGAGGCGGCGGAGTGGGGTGCCGACCTGCTGCTGGTGCACCACCCCTTGCTGCTCAAGCCTGTCCACAGCGTCGCGGCGACGACCCCCAAGGGCCGGACGCTGACCACCCTGCAGCGCTCCGGGTGCGCCCTGCTCACCGCCCACACCAACGCCGACCAGGCCGTCGGCGGCGTCTCCGAGGCGATGGCCCACGTGCTCGGCCTGCGCGACGTGGAGCCGCTGCTCCCGGCGCCCGCCGCCCCGGTCGACAAGCTGACGGTCCTGGTGCCCGTGGCGGGGGCCGGGGCGGTCCGTGCCGCCCTCGCGGCGGCGGGAGCCGGCCGGCTGGGCGACTACGACCACGCCTCGTTCTCCTCGCCCGGTGAGGGCCGCTTCCGCCCGCTCGACGGCGCCAGCCCGACGATCGGGCAGGTCGGTCGGGTCGAGACCGTGGAGGAGGTCCGGGTCGAGGTGGTCCTCCCGCGGCAGGACCGGGCGGCCGTGGTCCGGTCGATGCTGGCGGTCCACCCCTACGAGGAGCCGGCGTACGACGTCGTCGAGCTGGCCGACCCCGGCCTCGCTCCCACCGGCACCGGCCGGATCGGGTCGATCGAGCCGGTGACGCTGCGGGGGTTCGCCGCGACCGTCGCGAAGGCGTTGCCGCCCACCGCCCACGGCGTACGGGTCGCCGGTGATCCCGAGCAGCTCGTCGGTCGCGTGGCACTGTGCGGCGGCGCCGGGGACTTCCTGCTCGACCACGTCCGCGGGACCGATGCCGACGTCTACGTCACCAGCGACCTGCGCCACCACCCGGCCTCGGAGTTCCGCGAGCACGACGGCCCCGCCCTGGTCGACGTCGCCCACTGGGCGGCCGAGTGGACCTGGCTGCCGGTGGTGGCGGCCGCGCTGACCGGGGCGCTGGGCGATACGGTGGAGACCCGCGTGAGCACCCTCGCGACGGACCCCTGGAAGTTCCGGATCTAG
- a CDS encoding AMP-binding protein, translating to MIVPFSVSDFLDRARVVYGDRVGVVDEPDQPAASLGELTYAELDARARRMAARLDELGIGVGERVAIVSHNSARLLAAFFGVAGYGRVLVPVNFRLRPDEVRYIVGHSGARVLYVDPELDEALASVEAEHRFVLGDDDRLFAPEGAEPVAWEPDENATACINYTSGTTARPKGVQITHRNVWVNAVTFGLHAGVTDRDVYLHTLPMFHANGWGMPFAMTGLGVPQVVLRKVDGAEILRRVERHGVTVMCAAPAVAAAVLEAAQDWEGEIPGRDRVRIIMAGAPPPTKTVVRVEEELGWEFVQIYGLTETSPLLTINRTRSEWDDLDAEQRAARLVRAGAPALGVRLEVDGQGEVLARSNVVLEGYWEQPEESARALADGWFHTGDGGVVGDDGYLTISDRKKDVIITGGENVSSIEVEDVLFSHPAVAEVAVIGVPSEKWGETIKALVVLAEGEQATEADLIAWCKERAAGYKAPTSVEFRDQLARTATGKLQKFKLREQYWEGYDRKVN from the coding sequence ATGATCGTGCCCTTCAGCGTGTCCGACTTCCTCGACCGCGCCCGCGTCGTCTACGGCGACCGGGTCGGCGTCGTCGACGAGCCCGACCAGCCGGCAGCCTCGCTGGGCGAGCTGACGTACGCCGAGCTCGATGCGCGCGCCCGTCGGATGGCCGCGCGCCTCGACGAGCTCGGGATCGGCGTCGGCGAGCGGGTCGCGATCGTCTCCCACAACAGCGCCCGGCTGCTGGCTGCGTTCTTCGGCGTCGCCGGCTACGGACGGGTGCTGGTGCCGGTGAACTTCCGGCTCCGTCCCGACGAGGTGCGCTACATCGTCGGGCACTCCGGGGCCCGGGTGCTCTACGTCGACCCGGAGCTGGACGAGGCCCTGGCCTCGGTGGAGGCCGAGCACCGGTTCGTGCTGGGCGACGACGACCGCCTCTTCGCGCCCGAGGGGGCGGAGCCGGTGGCGTGGGAGCCGGACGAGAACGCGACCGCCTGCATCAACTACACCTCCGGCACGACCGCCCGCCCCAAGGGCGTCCAGATCACCCATCGCAACGTGTGGGTCAACGCCGTGACCTTCGGCCTGCACGCCGGGGTGACCGACCGTGACGTCTACCTCCACACCTTGCCCATGTTCCACGCCAACGGTTGGGGGATGCCGTTCGCGATGACCGGCCTCGGCGTGCCCCAGGTGGTGCTGCGCAAGGTCGACGGAGCCGAGATCCTGCGCCGGGTCGAGCGGCACGGCGTCACCGTCATGTGCGCGGCGCCCGCGGTCGCGGCCGCGGTGCTCGAGGCGGCGCAGGACTGGGAGGGCGAGATCCCGGGCCGGGACCGGGTACGGATCATCATGGCGGGAGCACCGCCACCCACGAAGACCGTGGTGAGGGTCGAGGAGGAGCTCGGGTGGGAGTTCGTCCAGATCTACGGCCTCACCGAGACCTCCCCGCTGCTGACGATCAACCGGACCCGCTCCGAGTGGGACGACCTCGACGCCGAGCAGCGCGCCGCCCGGCTGGTGCGCGCCGGCGCGCCGGCCCTCGGCGTACGGCTGGAGGTGGACGGGCAGGGAGAGGTCCTCGCCCGCTCCAACGTGGTGCTGGAGGGCTACTGGGAGCAGCCCGAGGAGAGCGCCCGCGCGCTGGCGGACGGCTGGTTCCACACCGGCGACGGCGGTGTGGTCGGGGACGACGGCTACCTCACGATCTCGGACCGCAAGAAGGACGTCATCATCACCGGCGGCGAGAACGTCTCCTCGATCGAGGTGGAGGACGTGCTCTTCTCCCACCCGGCCGTTGCGGAGGTGGCGGTGATCGGGGTGCCGAGCGAGAAGTGGGGCGAGACGATCAAGGCGCTGGTCGTGCTCGCCGAGGGGGAGCAGGCGACCGAGGCCGACCTGATCGCGTGGTGCAAGGAGCGGGCGGCGGGCTACAAGGCGCCGACCTCGGTGGAGTTCCGGGACCAGCTCGCCCGGACCGCGACTGGCAAGCTGCAGAAGTTCAAGCTGCGCGAGCAGTACTGGGAGGGGTACGACAGGAAGGTCAACTGA